The following proteins are co-located in the Paralichthys olivaceus isolate ysfri-2021 chromosome 10, ASM2471397v2, whole genome shotgun sequence genome:
- the LOC109631397 gene encoding cell surface glycoprotein CD200 receptor 1-B — translation MWSKIKCQAAALPPPVLSDHWFLRWSYTVVVRNLMFNLGSDVNLTCSDREWNNTIYVIWKIQHKNCEISFSNITGEKLDSCNDSKSLRNPSRAQSYLHIPNLSAADEGVYKCDFVFFGGEESYKINVAITVPPSLSAWIEHSKDKMVAVCRAEGGKPAANISWTHSRDSQSVETRVSDELITVESRLELDEGTDTQNLSCAVRHPYWQQEQILTPKLRKDYVPFLLILIGVVISVLLIEDVEEVEPYASYVQRVNSIYN, via the exons ATGTGGAGCAAGATCAAGTGCCAGGCTGCTGCCTTGCCTCCACCAGTGTTGTCTGACCACTGGTTTCTGCGTTGGTCTTATACCGTTG TTGTCAGAAATCTAATGTTCAACTTGGGCAGTGACGTGAACCTGACCTGCAGTGACAGGGAGTGGAACAACACCATCTATGTAATTTGGAAAATCCAGCACAAAAACTGTGAGATCTCCTTCAGCAACATTACGGGCGAGAAGCTAGACTCCTGCAACGATAGCAAGTCTCTCAGGAACCCCTCCAGGGCTCAGTCGTACCTGCACATCCCAAACCTCTCCGCCGCTGACGAGGGGGTCTacaaatgtgattttgttttcttcGGTGGGGAAGAGAGCTATAAGATCAACGTGGCCATCACAG TTCCTCCCAGTTTGTCAGCCTGGATAGAGCACAGCAAGGACAAGATGGTGGCAGTGTGCAGAGCTGAAGGAGGAAAACCTGCAGCCAACATCAGCTGGACTCACAGCAGAGACTCGCAGTCTGTGGAGACGCGTGTCTCAGACGAACTCATTACAGTGGAAAGTCGTCTGGAGCTCGACGAGGGCACAGACACGCAGAACCTGTCCTGTGCTGTCAGGCACCCGTACTGGCAACAGGAGCAGATTCTGACGCCAAAACTCAGAAAAG attACGTTCCTTTTCTGCTCATCCTCATTGGTGTGGTTATCAGTGTGCTTTTG ATAGAGGATGTGGAGGAAGTGGAACCTTATGCCAGCTATGTTCAACGTGTGAACTCGATCTATAACTGA